The nucleotide sequence GCCGTGGCCACCGGCGGCACCCTGGCGCGCAAGATCATCGTCGAAAAGCGCCCGCGCCTGATTGTGGCGGTGGCCTGCGAGCGGGATCTGACCTCGGGCATCCGCGACGCCTATCCCCTCCCGGTGATCGGCATTCTCAACGAGCGCCCCCACGGGCCCTGCTTCAACACCCAGATCGTCCTCGAGCAGGTGCGCGAGGCCCTTGACCAGTGCGTGACGCGCTGACCCCCGGGAGAATTTTCCTTGTCCGCCCCCAGCCCGCGCCATGCGGCCTTCGACATCCTGCGCCAGGTCGAGGACGGCGCCTTTGCCGATCTGGCCCTCGACGCCGCCCTGCAGCGCGCCCTCCTGAGCGATCCGCGCGATCGCGCCCTGCTCACCGAGCTGGTCTACGGCGTGCTGCGCCGCCGCGGACGGCTGGATTTCGCCCTGAGCCGCTGCTGCCGTCAGCCCCTCACCAAGCTCGAACCCGCGGTGCTGCGCCTGCTGCGCCTCGGCGCCCATCAGTTGCTGCACCTGGAGCGCATTCCCGCCCACGCGGTGCTCCATGAAACCGTGGGCCTGGCGCGACGCCTCGGCCTGGAGCGCGCCACCGGCCTGATCAACGGCGTGCTGCGCGCCCTGACGCGCGAGCTGCCCGCCCTGCCCTGGCCCGACGCGACGCGCGACCCGCGCGCCCATCTGGAGCACGCCCTGTCCCTGCCCGGATGGCTGGCGCAGCGGCTGCTCAGCCAGTTCGGCGCCGCGCAAGCCTGCGCCCTGGGCGCCGCCCTGCTCGAACCCGCGCCCTTCACCCTGCGCGCCAATCGCCTGAAAATTTCCCGCACCGCCCTGGATGAGCGCTTGGCCGCGGCCGGCCACGAAACCCGCGCCACCCGCTACGCCGAGGACGGCCTGATCCTGGAAAAACGCGGGCCCGCGTCCTTGCCCGGCGACGAGGAAGGGCTCTACCAGGTGCAGGATCAGGCCAGCCAGCTCATCGCGCCGCTCCTCGGCGCCCGCCCCGCGGAGCGCATTCTTGATGCCTGCGCCGCGCCGGGGGGCAAAACCACCCATCTGGCCGCTCTCACCGGCGATCGGGCGTCGCTGCTCGCCCTGGATCTGCATCCCCAGCGCGTCGCCCTGATCCGTGAGGGAGCGGCGCGCCTGGGTTGCGCAAGCATCGAGGCGCGCGCCTGGGATCTGCGCCGCACTCCCGATTTCGTGCCGCCGGGCAGCTTCGACCGCATCCTGGTGGATGCCCCGTGCAGCGGCCTGGGCGTGCTGCGCCGCAATCCCGAGATTCGCTGGCGCCGCGCGCCGCGCGATTTGCAAGAGCTGGCCGCTCTGCAGGGCGCCATTCTCGCCGCTGTCGCGCCCTTGCTGCGGCCGGGCGGCGTGCTGCTCTACTCGGTGTGCACCTTTACCAACGAAGAGA is from Geoalkalibacter sp. and encodes:
- the rsmB gene encoding 16S rRNA (cytosine(967)-C(5))-methyltransferase RsmB, producing the protein MSAPSPRHAAFDILRQVEDGAFADLALDAALQRALLSDPRDRALLTELVYGVLRRRGRLDFALSRCCRQPLTKLEPAVLRLLRLGAHQLLHLERIPAHAVLHETVGLARRLGLERATGLINGVLRALTRELPALPWPDATRDPRAHLEHALSLPGWLAQRLLSQFGAAQACALGAALLEPAPFTLRANRLKISRTALDERLAAAGHETRATRYAEDGLILEKRGPASLPGDEEGLYQVQDQASQLIAPLLGARPAERILDACAAPGGKTTHLAALTGDRASLLALDLHPQRVALIREGAARLGCASIEARAWDLRRTPDFVPPGSFDRILVDAPCSGLGVLRRNPEIRWRRAPRDLQELAALQGAILAAVAPLLRPGGVLLYSVCTFTNEETKEVIAAFLDAHGDFVREDLRPFAPPHWAELFDEQGALRTLPHRHDGMDAFWAVRMRKR